The following proteins are co-located in the Anas platyrhynchos isolate ZD024472 breed Pekin duck chromosome 1, IASCAAS_PekinDuck_T2T, whole genome shotgun sequence genome:
- the TPT1 gene encoding translationally-controlled tumor protein, with translation MIIYRDCISQDEMFSDIYKIREVANGLCLEVEGKMVTRTEGQIDDSLIGGNASAEGPEGEGTEATVITGVDIVINHHLQETSFTKESYKKYIKDYMKAIKARLEEHKPERVKPFMTGAAEQIKHILANFKNYQFFVGENMNPDGMVALLDFREDGVTPYMIFFKDGLEIEKC, from the exons ATGATCATCTACCGGGACTGCATCAGCC AGGACGAGATGTTCTCGGACATCTACAAGATCCGCGAGGTGGCGAACGGCCTGTGCCTGGAAGTGGAGGGCAAG ATGGTCACCAGGACAGAGGGTCAAATTGATGACTCTCTAATTGGTGGCAATGCCTCTGCCGAAGGTCCTGAGGGAGAGGGGACAGAAGCCACGGTCATAACTGGTGTGGACATAGTGATAAACCACCACCTGCAGGAAACCAGCTTCACAAAGGAGTCCTACAAGAAGTACATCAAGGACTACATGAAAGC aATCAAAGCCAGACTTGAGGAACACAAGCCAGAGAGAGTAAAGCCTTTCATGACAGGGGCTGCAGAACAAATCAAACACATCCTCGCCAACTTCAAAAACTACCAG TTCTTCGTAGGAGAGAACATGAATCCAGATGGCATGGTGGCCCTGCTGGATTTCCGCGAGGACGGCGTCACCCCCTATATGATCTTCTTTAAGGACGGCTTAGAAATCGAGAAATGT TAA